The following are encoded together in the Kwoniella europaea PYCC6329 chromosome 1, complete sequence genome:
- a CDS encoding acetoacetate-CoA ligase has translation MPLPSFPLNPDTQSDLLWTPSDPSQTQTAHFREHINSTYSLSLQTYQDLYEWSISHRGDFWSSLWDFENVVGSKGKHVIDEGASPEDNPSWFEESVSNWAENQLRHSHSHPNDIAIIQLSESTSTHTAPEKKITQLELYNLVGRAQRSLIRGGIQKGDRIGYWGGNVLEAVVLVLASSSIGAIFSSAASDFGVDGVKERLDQIQPKLLFVTNGVIYNGVIRPLIPLLPKLLKSLKTPPEKVVVIDHLPEELVGIPNDMERWNQWLDPKEGETAFERLGFNDPIWILFSSGTTGKPKAIVHRQGGMLLDSLREHHLAGDIGRGDVFFYYTTPGWMMFQYLVSSLSTGATIILYEGSPLKDPSYLFNMIDQYGITIFGTSAKWLEVISKTYPDVKDHHELSTLKQILSTGSPLPGGLFDWIYEKVKKDVLVGSITGGTDICSVFAGRNTSLPVYRGEIQSRMLGFALDTDGPPNQPGELICRQAFPIEPLGFWPLDGYGFPEDEVESAKKRFKESYFKGEKGIWYHGDYVRITPSRSSNSGGILMLGRSDGVLNPGGIRFGPTDIYSVLEGSEYSQLGVEETLVVGLMVEGGADEKVVLFVKMKGDRTLDDALIKKIKTDIRLARSARHVPSKIIQVSDIPVTLTNKRVEVPIRKLINGASISSINPATLRNPDCLEEYVKLGERMRKEEGMDG, from the exons ATGCCATTACCATCCTTCCCCCTCAACCCAGATACCCAGTCCGACCTCCTCTGGACCCCCTCCGACCcttcccaaacccaaaccGCCCACTTTAGGGAACACATCAACTCGACCTACTCGCTCTCTCTACAAACGTACCAAGACCTATACGAATGGTCCATCTCCCATCGAGGAGACTTCTGGTCATCCCTGTGGGACTTTGAAAACGTAGTAGGATCCAAAGGTAAACACGTAATAGATGAAGGTGCATCACCTGAAGATAATCCATCATGGTTCGAGGAAAGTGTGTCCAATTGGGCTGAAAATCAATTACgccattcccattcccatccaAATGATATAGCAATCATCCAGTTATCAGAATCGACCTCCACTCATACTGCCcctgagaagaagattacTCAGTTGGAGCTGTATAATCTTGTTGGACGAGCACAGAGATCATTGATAAGAGGAGGGATACAGAAAGGGGACAGGATAGGATATTGGGGTGGGAATGTACTCGAAGCTGTTGTATTGGTATTGGCAAGTTCAAGTATAGGAGCGATATTTTCAAGTGCCGCTTCTGACTTCGGAGTGGACggagtgaaagagaggttAGATCAGATACAGCCTAAGTTATTGTTCGTTACGAACGGAGTGATTTATAACGGAGTGATAAGACCCTTGATACCGCTTTTACCGAAACTCTTAAAGTCACTCAAAACACCACCTGAGAAAGTCGTCGTGATTGATCATCTACCTGAAGAACTGGTTGGGATACCGAATGATATGGAGAGATGGAATCAATGGCTGGATCCGAAAGAGGGAGAAACAGCATTTGAGAGATTAGGGTTTAATGATCCGATTTGGATATTGTTCAGTTCTGGAACTACAGGAAAACCCAAAGCTATCGTT CATCGTCAAGGTGGTATGTTATTGGATTCGTTAAGAGAACATCATCTGGCGGGTGATATAGGTAGAGGAGATGTTTTCTTTTATTATACTACACC TGGCTGGATGATGTTCCAATACCTCGtttcatccctttcaacAGGAGcgaccatcatcctctatGAAGGTTCACCCCTGAAAGACCCTTCATACTTGTTCAAcatgattgatcaatatgGTATAACGATATTTGGCACGTCGGCAAAATGGTTAGAAGTCATATCAAAGACTTATCCTGATGTCAAAGATCACCATGAATTATCTACCTTGAAACAGATTTTGAGTACTGGTAGTCCTTTACCTGGCGGGTTGTTCGATTGGATCTACGAGAAAGTTAAGAAAGATGTACTGGTTGGTAGTATAACAG GAGGAACCGATATTTGTTCGGTGTTTGCTGGTAGGAACACTTCGTTACCTGTTTATAGAGGGGAAATACAATCTAGGATGTTAGGATT CGCTCTTGACACGGATGGACCACCCAATCAACCTGGCGAGTTGATCTGCAGACAAGCATTTCCCATTGAGCCCTTAGGATTCTGGCCTTTGGACGGCTATGGTTTCcccgaagatgaagttgaatcGGCGAAGAAACGGTTCAAAGAGAGTTATTTCAAGGGCGAGAAAGGCATATGGT ATCACGGTGATTA CGTACGAATCACCCCATCGCGATCTTCCAACTCTGGCGGTATCCTGATGCTAGGCCGATCAGATGGAGTGTTAAATCCCGGTGGAATCCGATTCGGTCCAACGGATATTTATTCTGTCCTCGAGGGGTCGGAGTATTCTCAGTTGGGGGTGGAAGAGACGCTGGTGGTGGGTCTGATGGTTGAGGGAGGTGCTGATGAGAAAGTCGTACTGTTTGTGAAA ATGAAAGGCGATAGAACACTAGATGATGCATTGATAAAGAAGATTAAGACGGATATTAGATTAGCTAGAAGTGCAAGACATGTTCcatccaag ATAATTCAAGTTTCTGATATACCCGTGACTTTGACCAACAAGCGAGTTGAAG TACCGATAAGGAAACTTATCAACGGAGCTTCGATAAGCAGTATCAACCCTGCTACACTTAGGAATCCAGATTGTTTAGAGGAGTATGTGAAATTGGGAGAAaggatgaggaaagaggaaggaatggatggatga